From the Thermovirga lienii DSM 17291 genome, one window contains:
- a CDS encoding hypothetical protein (KEGG: aco:Amico_1850 hypothetical protein~SPTR: Putative uncharacterized protein), producing MVYKRSFEDFLVFGKVISAALVLCGFLILGLLVGRRLEASGWPGWAVPVCAACGAFVGAWQAWSFVKQAWRRNRRR from the coding sequence ATGGTTTATAAGAGAAGCTTCGAGGATTTTTTGGTTTTCGGAAAGGTGATTTCAGCGGCCTTAGTGCTTTGTGGTTTTTTGATCCTGGGGCTTTTGGTGGGCAGGAGACTGGAAGCTTCAGGTTGGCCTGGTTGGGCCGTTCCTGTTTGCGCGGCCTGTGGGGCCTTTGTCGGGGCTTGGCAGGCCTGGAGTTTCGTGAAGCAGGCTTGGAGAAGAAACCGGAGGAGATAG
- a CDS encoding parB-like partition protein (PFAM: ParB-like nuclease domain; KorB domain~TIGRFAM: ParB-like partition proteins~COGs: COG1475 transcriptional regulator protein~InterPro IPR003115: IPR004437~KEGG: aco:Amico_1851 ParB-like partition protein~PFAM: ParB domain protein nuclease~SMART: ParB domain protein nuclease~SPTR: ParB-like partition protein;~TIGRFAM: parB-like partition protein) yields the protein MARKKVLGRGLEAIFSGAEAPPKEPAHMEREDGLLDIPIEDLFPSPLQPRKSFDNASLKSLAASIKECGVIQPILARSSKGKYEIVAGERRWKAAKMAGLKTVPVKVINADDLSVMELSLVENLQREDLSPLEAALGVKELINRFSLTQEQAAKKLGWSRVAVTNKLRLLNLPQEVLDYLGDGRISEGHARALLALKREEECIRLARLAAEKGLSVRELEDAVRRTLTSGTSRKKSVRVMEIPESAKRISEKFGIKVKLKGARGKLQLTLDGLTPQVAMRLFDLLEARQEELFPEE from the coding sequence ATGGCTCGAAAAAAGGTCTTAGGGAGAGGTTTGGAGGCCATTTTTTCTGGTGCTGAAGCCCCACCGAAGGAGCCAGCCCATATGGAGAGGGAAGATGGTTTGCTGGACATTCCCATAGAGGATCTTTTCCCCAGTCCCCTTCAGCCGAGAAAGTCTTTTGACAACGCTTCGCTCAAGTCCCTGGCAGCGTCCATAAAGGAGTGCGGGGTAATACAGCCTATCTTGGCGAGGTCATCCAAGGGCAAGTACGAGATAGTTGCAGGGGAACGGCGGTGGAAGGCTGCTAAAATGGCGGGGCTCAAGACCGTTCCTGTTAAGGTGATAAACGCAGATGACCTCTCAGTTATGGAGCTTTCCCTGGTGGAGAACCTCCAAAGGGAAGACCTTTCTCCTCTGGAGGCTGCCTTGGGCGTCAAGGAGCTCATAAACAGGTTCTCCTTGACCCAGGAACAGGCAGCAAAGAAGCTTGGGTGGAGCAGAGTGGCGGTTACGAACAAGTTGAGGCTTCTTAACCTCCCTCAAGAGGTCTTGGATTACCTTGGGGATGGCAGAATAAGCGAAGGACATGCAAGGGCTCTTCTTGCCTTGAAAAGGGAGGAAGAGTGCATACGGTTGGCCCGCCTCGCTGCGGAGAAGGGTTTGTCCGTAAGGGAGCTCGAGGACGCAGTGAGGAGGACTTTGACCTCAGGGACATCCAGGAAGAAGTCGGTGCGCGTAATGGAGATACCCGAATCTGCGAAACGAATCTCTGAAAAGTTTGGTATAAAGGTCAAGTTGAAGGGAGCTCGAGGTAAGCTTCAGTTGACCTTGGATGGGCTCACCCCTCAGGTTGCCATGAGACTCTTTGACCTCCTGGAGGCAAGACAAGAGGAACTTTTCCCTGAGGAATAG